Part of the Paenibacillus guangzhouensis genome is shown below.
CGTCTCTTGCTTCGATACGAGCCAATCTTCGGGGAGTTCCAGGGATATCGTCGTCGTGTTTAAGCGAAAAAAGAACATGTAGTTAATTAGGTGTAAGAGATATGAGGTATGCATCGGTGCTTAGTGAAGGATAACGAACAGGATGCAGCATCGACATTCATGGGATATAATAGAAATAAGCTGCGATTGCAGTTAAATAATCCATTTATAGGATAGTGATAAGGACATGAAGAAATCCGTCGATGTACCCTCCTAGAACGATCAATTCATCATCCTAGGAGGGATTTATTCATGCATTTTCATGTAATTGATAGGAATCACTGGCACCGTAAACCTTATTTCGAACATTATTGGCATCATTCGAGATGTACGTTCAGTATGACGGCGAATCTGGATATAACTACAATAAGGCTAGAAGTAAAGCGTCAGAATATGAAGTTGTACCCCGTGCTTCTGTATATGTTGTCCACCGTGGTTAACCGTCATCGCGAATTTCGAACATGTATGGACTCGGAAGGCAGATTAGGCTATTGGGATTGGATGTCGCCGAGCTACACCATTTTTCATGAGGACGATACGACCTTCTCCTCCATTTGGACGTTATATAGCGAGGAGTTTCACATGTTCTATCGTCGATATCTCGATGATTTGGACCGATATGGCAGTATCAAAGGCCTGATGACCAAAGAGAACGAACCGCCGAATACGTTCCCGGTTTCCAGCATTCCATGGGTCAACTTCTCAAGCTTCAACTTGAATATCTATAACGAAGGCACGTATTTACTGCCTATTTTTACAATGGGTAGATATAA
Proteins encoded:
- the catA gene encoding type A chloramphenicol O-acetyltransferase codes for the protein MHFHVIDRNHWHRKPYFEHYWHHSRCTFSMTANLDITTIRLEVKRQNMKLYPVLLYMLSTVVNRHREFRTCMDSEGRLGYWDWMSPSYTIFHEDDTTFSSIWTLYSEEFHMFYRRYLDDLDRYGSIKGLMTKENEPPNTFPVSSIPWVNFSSFNLNIYNEGTYLLPIFTMGRYKERDGRTLLPLAGQFHHAVCDGYHAGLVYNELQGLADTCEHWLTHY